From Alloacidobacterium dinghuense:
ATCAGGAGATGCCGATCCCAGAAGACTGGACGATGCTCGTCGAAAAAGCGCAAGCTCCGCCCCCGCCGCCCGCCGAACCGCTGTTGCTCATCCAGGCACAGCAACAGCAGCAACAGTAGGCATACCGCTATACGGGAATAGCAGCCATGCTCTGCCCTTACACTGGCAGTTGCCAATAAAGCAGTCATTGTCTGTCTCGGGGAGAAGAAAGAAATGCGTGTTCGTTCGTGTCTGAAGTGCGTTGCCGGTTGTATTCTTTCGATCGCGATATTTTCTGCAAGCACTCTGCATGCGCAGCAGCATTTGCCAGCGCCTGAAGAGCAAAAGCGCATTGACGAAGCAATCGCAAATCACATCGGCGACGTTCCGGATGACGCGGGGCCATTGGCAAAAGATCTGTCTCCCAGGCTGACCCCGAAGGCAATCGAGACAGCCATCCGCAAAGTAGCCGACTGGGAGTTGCAGCGCTCGCAACCCTATTTCGGCAACGAGTGGACGTGGAGCGTGCTTTACACCGGTTTCATGGCTGCATCCAGCGCCACCGGCGACAGCAAGTACAGCGACGCGATGCTTGAAGTAGGAAAGAAATTCAACTGGCAGCTGCGATCCCATCTGCCGAATGCGGACGACCAGAGCATAGGACAAACCTACACCGAACTCTACATGCAGAAGCATGACCCGGAGATGATCGCTGGAACACGCACAGAGCTCAACGATCTGATCGCACACGAAAACGATCCAGCGCCGCGGATTCCATGGTGGTGGTGTGATGCGCTGTTCATGGGACCTCCCGTGTGGGCGCGAATGAACGCTATCACGCAGGAGGGAA
This genomic window contains:
- a CDS encoding glycoside hydrolase family 88/105 protein, whose amino-acid sequence is MRVRSCLKCVAGCILSIAIFSASTLHAQQHLPAPEEQKRIDEAIANHIGDVPDDAGPLAKDLSPRLTPKAIETAIRKVADWELQRSQPYFGNEWTWSVLYTGFMAASSATGDSKYSDAMLEVGKKFNWQLRSHLPNADDQSIGQTYTELYMQKHDPEMIAGTRTELNDLIAHENDPAPRIPWWWCDALFMGPPVWARMNAITQEGKYLGYIDREWWKTSNLLYDPQEHLYFRDATYLNKTEPNGKKMFWSRGNGWVLAGFARLLPYFPKNDPRREKYVQQYREMAAKLITLQGSDGLWRSGLLDADYYVLPENSGSALIAYGLAFGVNEGILDRKTYTPVIERAWAGLLSHVYADGRLGCIQQVGAAPSFYKPTSSFIFGVGGFLLAGSEIDRMAKSPKHT